Proteins found in one Salminus brasiliensis chromosome 13, fSalBra1.hap2, whole genome shotgun sequence genomic segment:
- the LOC140575006 gene encoding C-type lectin domain family 18 member A-like: MAANMQKMKHSEALAGLAQERAQSCSEHSSRVEDHTEHIGWNIGQAPHGVVSFPEVINSWFQEGQDYIYQSGQCRNNGTCEHYTQLVWATSSQVGCAVHVCRSGAVHWDLFVCAYSPGGNWEVNGRQVLPYKAGVYCSLCTSSMSGCLRLWDHVGGLCETPRNPCRMSCGQNGQLNVSSCQCLCAPGFTGRFCQVRCSVQCVHGRYKEEECSCLCDVGYGGAECAEKLSFPYHSCDMQIDGNCFMVSSGAETYYTAKLRCQERGGILAQVTNQKVQDIMAFYLSQLENTNEVTDSDFETRNFWIGLTYKPLKDSFRWDTGETSSFTSFAFGQPDNQGFGNCVELQASSAFNWNDQRCKTRNRYICQFGPEHVALWEFGR, translated from the exons ATGGCTGCAAACATGCAGAAAATG AAGCACAGTGAGGCGCTAGCAGGGCTGGCCCAGGAAAGAGCCCAGTCCTGCTCAGAGCACAGTTCCAGAGTAGAAGACCACACGGAGCACATTGGGTGGAACATCGGTCAGGCTCCTCACGGTGTGGTCTCCTTTCCTGAGGTCATCAACTCTTGGTTCCAAGAGGGCCAGGACTACATCTACCAAAGTGGTCAGTGCAGGAACAATGGCACCTGCGAGCATTACACACAG ctGGTGTGGGCCACATCCAGTCAGGTGGGCtgtgctgtgcatgtgtgtagaaGCGGCGCTGTGCATTGGGACCTGTTCGTCTGTGCATATTCCCCGGG GGGAAACTGGGAGGTCAACGGCAGGCAGGTGTTGCCCTATAAAGCAGGGGTGTACTGCTCTCTCTGCACGTCCTCCATGTCCGGCTGCCTCCGGCTTTGGGACCATGTTGGCGGTTTGTGCG AGACCCCCAGAAACCCATGCCGTATGAGCTGTGGGCAGAACGGGCAGCTGAATGTCTCTTCATGCCAGTGCCTCTGTGCCCCTGGGTTCACTGGACGCTTCTGCCAGG TGCGCTGCAGTGTCCAGTGTGTCCATGGGCGGTACAAGGAGGAGGAGTGTTCCTGTCTGTGTGATGTAGGTTACGGGGGAGCGGAGTGTGCAG AGAAGCTGAGCTTTCCCTACCACAGCTGTGACATGCAGATAGATGGCAATTGCTTCATGGTTTCCTCCGGAGCCGAGACTTACTACACAGCCAAGCTGCGCTGCCAG GAAAGAGGCGGCATTCTGGCCCAGGTGACCAATCAGAAGGTCCAGGATATCATGGCTTTTTACCTGAGCCAACTGGAGAACACCAACGAGGTGACTGACTCTGACTTCGAGACCCGCAATTTCTGGATCG GTTTGACGTATAAACCACTGAAGGACTCGTTCCGCTGGGACACAGGAGAAACCTCATCTTTTACAAGCTTTGCTTTTGGACAGCCGGACAATCAGGG CTTTGGGAACTGTGTGGAACTGCAAGCGTCCAGTGCCTTCAACTGGAATGACCAGCGCTGCAAAACTCGCAACAGATACATCTGCCAGTTTG GTCCGGAGCACGTTGCCCTCTGGGAGTTTGGCCGATGA